A window of Microcystis aeruginosa FD4 contains these coding sequences:
- the clpB gene encoding ATP-dependent chaperone ClpB codes for MQPTDSNKFTEQAWDSIVKSQEIARRFKNQTLEVEHVIIALLEQNNGLATRILQKANIEIPRLQQQLEVFTNRQPKVAIVDQLYLGRGLDLLLDRAEASRESWQDKFISVEHLLVGFAEDERVGRKCLRTFNLDPQDLELAIKAIRGTQKVTEPNQEEKYEALDKYGRDLTAAAKEGKLDPVIGRDEEIRRVVQVLSRRSKNNPVLIGEPGVGKTAIAEGLAQRIVNGDVPESLKNRQLISLDMGSLIAGAKYRGEFEERLRSVMKEVTQSEGRIILFIDELHTVVGAGSREGGSMDAGNLLKPMLARGELRCIGATTLDEYRNHIEKDPPLERRFQQVYIKEPSVEDTISILRGLKERYELHHGVTITDSALVAAATLSHRYISDRFLPDKAIDLVDEAAAKLEVESTTKPADLEMIDRRLMQLRMEKFSLEKEEKKDRAFQERLERIIEEIEELESKQKPLADQWQTEKHIAEEIKLLREEEEQLRLQVEQAERAYDLNKAAQLKYGKLEILQGELEVKEKELETIQAAGSTLLRQQVTDADIAEIVARWTGIPVNRLMESERQKLLELESHLQKKVVGQNEAVTAVAAAIRRARAGMKDPSRPIGSFLFMGPTGVGKTELARALAGLLFDSEEAMVRIDMSEYMEKHAVSRLIGAPPGYVGYEEGGQLSEAVRRRPYSVVLLDEVEKAHRDVFNILLQVLDDGRITDSQGRVVDFRNTIIVMTSNIGSDHILNVSEDADYEEMRKRVLTALRSHFRPEFLNRIDDLIIFHTLKKEELRYIVRLQLQRLERLLGEQKINLELTTAAEDHIVTVGYDPTYGARPLKRAIQRELENPLATKILEQAFMEGDTVVIDCLDEVLSFSKKELEREGQTLELAVVNLSSD; via the coding sequence ATGCAACCCACAGACTCGAATAAATTTACCGAACAAGCTTGGGATTCGATTGTTAAATCGCAAGAAATTGCGCGACGCTTTAAAAATCAGACCTTAGAGGTGGAACACGTTATTATTGCCCTCCTAGAGCAGAATAACGGTCTAGCCACCCGGATTTTACAAAAAGCTAATATAGAAATTCCGCGACTGCAACAACAGCTAGAAGTCTTCACCAACCGACAGCCGAAAGTGGCCATCGTCGATCAATTATACCTAGGTCGTGGTCTTGATCTGCTGCTCGATCGAGCGGAAGCATCCCGGGAAAGTTGGCAAGATAAATTTATCTCCGTCGAACATCTTCTCGTCGGTTTTGCCGAAGATGAAAGGGTTGGCCGGAAATGTTTACGCACCTTCAATCTTGACCCCCAAGATTTAGAATTAGCCATCAAAGCGATTCGCGGCACTCAAAAGGTTACTGAACCCAATCAAGAGGAAAAATACGAAGCTTTAGATAAATATGGACGGGATTTAACAGCAGCGGCCAAAGAAGGCAAATTAGACCCGGTTATCGGTCGCGATGAAGAAATTCGACGGGTGGTACAAGTCCTCTCGCGACGGTCGAAAAATAACCCGGTTTTAATCGGTGAACCGGGAGTAGGAAAAACCGCTATTGCGGAAGGATTGGCCCAAAGGATTGTTAACGGAGATGTTCCCGAATCTTTGAAAAATCGTCAGTTAATTTCCCTCGATATGGGAAGTTTAATCGCTGGGGCAAAATATCGAGGCGAATTCGAGGAAAGATTGCGGTCAGTTATGAAAGAAGTTACCCAATCAGAAGGGCGAATTATTCTCTTTATCGATGAACTACATACCGTTGTCGGTGCGGGTTCTAGGGAAGGGGGATCGATGGATGCGGGCAACCTATTAAAACCTATGTTAGCTCGGGGAGAATTGCGCTGTATTGGGGCGACAACTTTGGATGAATATCGCAATCATATTGAAAAAGACCCCCCTTTAGAAAGACGTTTTCAACAGGTTTATATTAAGGAACCTTCCGTGGAGGATACTATCTCAATTCTCCGGGGTTTAAAAGAACGTTATGAGCTGCATCATGGGGTGACAATTACCGATTCGGCCCTAGTGGCAGCAGCTACCCTATCCCATCGTTATATTAGCGATCGCTTTTTACCAGATAAAGCGATCGATTTAGTCGATGAAGCGGCGGCAAAATTAGAGGTAGAAAGTACCACTAAACCCGCCGATTTGGAAATGATAGATCGTCGCTTAATGCAGTTACGGATGGAAAAATTCTCCTTAGAAAAAGAGGAGAAAAAAGATCGAGCTTTTCAAGAGCGTTTAGAAAGAATTATCGAAGAAATTGAGGAATTAGAAAGTAAACAAAAGCCTCTTGCTGACCAATGGCAAACGGAAAAACATATCGCCGAGGAAATTAAATTATTGCGAGAGGAAGAGGAACAATTACGCCTACAGGTGGAACAGGCGGAACGGGCTTATGATCTCAATAAAGCGGCCCAATTAAAGTATGGCAAGCTAGAAATTTTACAAGGGGAATTAGAAGTAAAAGAAAAAGAACTAGAAACTATTCAAGCGGCAGGTTCTACCCTGTTAAGACAACAGGTAACTGATGCCGATATTGCCGAAATAGTTGCCCGTTGGACAGGAATTCCTGTCAATCGTTTAATGGAATCAGAACGACAAAAATTATTAGAATTAGAGTCTCATTTACAGAAAAAAGTTGTCGGACAAAATGAAGCGGTCACGGCAGTAGCAGCGGCGATTCGACGAGCGCGCGCGGGAATGAAAGATCCCTCGCGTCCGATTGGTTCATTCCTATTTATGGGACCTACCGGAGTGGGTAAAACCGAGTTAGCGCGGGCCTTGGCGGGGTTACTGTTCGACTCCGAGGAGGCCATGGTTCGCATCGATATGTCGGAATACATGGAAAAACACGCGGTTTCGCGGTTAATCGGCGCGCCTCCGGGTTATGTGGGTTACGAGGAAGGGGGACAACTATCGGAAGCGGTGCGTCGTCGTCCCTATTCTGTGGTTTTATTGGATGAAGTGGAGAAGGCCCATCGGGATGTTTTTAACATTTTATTACAAGTGCTTGACGATGGGCGCATTACCGACTCTCAGGGGCGCGTGGTGGATTTTCGGAATACGATTATCGTGATGACCAGTAATATTGGCAGTGACCACATTTTAAATGTTTCCGAAGATGCCGATTATGAGGAGATGCGGAAACGGGTTTTAACAGCTTTGCGGAGTCATTTTCGTCCCGAATTTTTGAATCGTATCGACGATTTAATTATTTTCCATACCCTGAAAAAAGAAGAATTGCGTTACATTGTTCGTCTGCAATTACAGCGTCTGGAAAGATTATTAGGAGAACAAAAAATCAATCTAGAATTAACTACGGCCGCAGAAGATCATATCGTTACTGTTGGTTACGATCCTACCTACGGTGCGCGACCTTTAAAACGTGCTATCCAACGGGAGTTGGAGAATCCTTTGGCCACAAAAATTCTCGAACAAGCTTTTATGGAAGGGGATACGGTAGTAATTGATTGTCTGGATGAAGTTTTAAGTTTTAGCAAAAAGGAGCTAGAAAGGGAAGGGCAAACATTAGAATTAGCTGTGGTTAACCTCAGTTCGGATTAA
- a CDS encoding GNAT family N-acetyltransferase, producing MNYSIRAAVATDVKAIFDLILALAAYQELSHLMTGNSQALGDHLFGEKPYIEALVAEVEGKIVGFALFFANYSTFITKPGLYLEDIFVLPDYRSQGIGKALLMAVAKIAVARDAGLLEWTVLEWNQLAINFYGKMGAKVFKEWQICRLTGTALTELGNSDK from the coding sequence ATGAATTATTCCATCCGTGCTGCCGTTGCTACCGATGTCAAGGCTATTTTTGACTTAATTCTTGCCTTAGCAGCCTATCAAGAACTCAGCCATTTAATGACAGGAAATAGTCAAGCTTTAGGGGATCATTTATTCGGAGAAAAACCCTACATCGAAGCATTGGTGGCGGAAGTAGAGGGTAAAATAGTCGGTTTTGCCCTATTTTTTGCTAACTATTCCACCTTTATCACTAAACCGGGGCTTTACCTAGAAGATATCTTCGTTTTACCCGATTATCGCAGTCAAGGTATCGGGAAAGCTTTACTAATGGCTGTGGCTAAAATTGCCGTCGCTAGGGATGCAGGACTTTTAGAATGGACTGTCTTAGAGTGGAATCAACTGGCGATCAATTTTTATGGAAAAATGGGGGCTAAGGTCTTCAAAGAGTGGCAAATTTGTCGTCTCACCGGGACTGCTTTAACGGAATTGGGTAATAGCGATAAATAA
- a CDS encoding methylenetetrahydrofolate reductase, with protein sequence MTTRLRRAVQDREFLITAEITPPKGGNTSHMLEMALWLKNRVHAANITDGSRAVVRMSSLAASAILYQHDIEPICQMACRDRNVIGLQADLMGAHALGLRNILALTGDPVKAGDHPQARAVFDLESVRLLKLIDKLNKGFDLNDKSLPDGPLELFAGAAVDVQSKSRSGLQRRFERKIEAGAQFFQSQLVTDFECLDKFMQQVASLADKPVLAGIFLLKSAKNAVFLNKNVPGVQIPDQIIQRLADAAHPLEEGIKIAAEQIKLAQQLCQGVHIMAIKREDLVPKILDLAGIPPIHN encoded by the coding sequence ATGACTACTCGTTTACGACGCGCGGTTCAAGACCGAGAATTTTTGATTACAGCCGAGATTACTCCCCCGAAAGGTGGTAATACCAGTCATATGTTAGAAATGGCCCTCTGGCTGAAAAATCGCGTTCATGCGGCTAATATTACCGATGGCAGTCGCGCCGTAGTGCGAATGTCCTCTCTGGCAGCCTCCGCTATTCTCTATCAACACGACATTGAACCCATCTGTCAAATGGCCTGTCGCGATCGCAATGTGATCGGATTACAAGCAGATCTCATGGGCGCTCATGCTTTGGGATTGAGAAATATACTAGCTTTAACCGGAGATCCCGTCAAAGCAGGAGATCATCCCCAAGCTAGGGCAGTTTTTGACCTAGAATCGGTACGTTTGTTAAAATTAATCGATAAATTGAATAAAGGTTTTGACCTTAACGATAAATCTTTACCAGATGGACCGTTAGAACTTTTTGCCGGGGCTGCCGTCGATGTGCAGTCAAAAAGTAGGTCTGGTCTTCAACGCCGTTTTGAGCGTAAAATCGAAGCAGGAGCGCAGTTTTTTCAAAGTCAATTAGTTACGGATTTCGAGTGCCTTGATAAGTTCATGCAGCAGGTGGCCTCCCTCGCCGATAAACCAGTTCTAGCGGGAATTTTTCTGTTAAAATCGGCTAAAAATGCCGTATTTTTAAATAAAAATGTGCCAGGGGTGCAAATTCCCGACCAGATCATTCAAAGACTCGCCGATGCAGCTCATCCTCTCGAAGAAGGTATCAAAATCGCCGCCGAACAAATAAAATTAGCCCAGCAGTTATGTCAAGGTGTCCACATCATGGCAATAAAACGAGAGGATTTAGTCCCGAAAATTCTCGATCTGGCCGGTATTCCGCCAATACATAACTGA
- a CDS encoding GDSL-type esterase/lipase family protein, which yields MQTLSRLPTKDKGLIMPHPLKIVALGDSLVYGYGDPVGGGWAERLRRLWMESAGHALYNLGIRGDRVVQVSERLEQEFRLRGEIRNRLPDLILLSVGVNDTARLGRPDGRTYTDHDLFQTQIENLLTRARSLCPVLFIGMIPVDERKMPFLDCFYFNHGDQYSFKETTKQACLEQNIPYLDLFDLWMNRGDLWCQERLMEDGLHPNVQGYQSILEDILNWSPLTSFVGVDGFILNVG from the coding sequence ATGCAAACTCTTTCTCGTTTACCTACTAAAGACAAAGGCCTAATCATGCCCCATCCCCTCAAAATCGTCGCTTTAGGTGATAGCCTTGTGTATGGCTATGGCGACCCCGTAGGTGGCGGTTGGGCCGAGCGCTTACGTCGTTTGTGGATGGAAAGTGCTGGTCATGCCCTGTATAATTTGGGTATTCGCGGCGATCGAGTGGTACAAGTGTCCGAACGTTTAGAACAGGAATTTCGTCTCAGGGGGGAAATTCGCAATCGTCTCCCCGACCTGATTCTTCTCTCCGTCGGTGTTAATGATACAGCCCGCTTGGGCCGGCCCGATGGTCGCACCTACACCGATCACGATCTTTTTCAAACTCAAATCGAAAATTTACTCACCCGAGCCCGTTCTCTTTGCCCGGTTTTGTTTATAGGTATGATTCCCGTGGATGAGCGGAAAATGCCCTTTTTAGATTGCTTTTACTTCAACCATGGCGATCAGTATAGTTTTAAGGAAACCACTAAACAAGCTTGTCTAGAACAAAATATTCCCTATCTCGATTTATTTGATCTCTGGATGAACCGGGGTGATCTGTGGTGCCAAGAAAGATTAATGGAAGATGGACTTCATCCCAATGTGCAAGGCTATCAATCAATTTTAGAGGATATTTTAAACTGGTCGCCCCTCACCTCCTTTGTCGGTGTGGATGGTTTTATCTTAAATGTCGGGTGA
- a CDS encoding RNA-guided endonuclease InsQ/TnpB family protein yields the protein MIVLEMKAVVKPSQCSAIDEAIRTVQFIRNKALRLWMDAKREDKIDKYSLNKYCAVLAKQFKFADDLNSTARQASAERAWSAIARFYDNCKKGIKGKKGYPKFQKNNRSVEYKHSGWKLSEDRKKITFTDKKNIGTVKLKGTRDLNFYPLDQIKRVRIVKRADGYYVQFCINLDVREYAKPLEPTKKCVGLDVGLKVFYANSDGETVEIPQFYRKAEKRLNRLNRKKSKKFRKGQPQSNNYQKARKRYARKHLRVSRQRKGFASKEALRVIKSNDFIAYENLNVQGMVKNSKLAKSINDVAWSTFRQWLEYFGFKYGKATVAVAPHNTSQNCSNCGQKVPKSLSTRTHICPHCGYVEDRDINAAINILKKGLSTVGHTGTFGLDPINAWGEIPSGLVGYVLPD from the coding sequence ATGATTGTCTTAGAAATGAAAGCCGTGGTTAAACCAAGTCAGTGTTCTGCCATTGATGAGGCTATTCGTACAGTACAATTCATCAGAAACAAAGCATTAAGGCTTTGGATGGATGCCAAGAGAGAAGACAAAATCGATAAATATTCTCTCAATAAATATTGTGCAGTTCTCGCCAAACAGTTCAAGTTTGCGGATGACCTTAACTCTACAGCCAGACAAGCATCAGCAGAACGGGCTTGGTCAGCTATTGCTCGTTTCTATGACAATTGTAAGAAAGGAATAAAGGGAAAGAAAGGCTATCCTAAATTCCAAAAGAATAATCGTTCCGTAGAATATAAACACTCCGGATGGAAACTATCGGAGGATAGAAAGAAAATTACTTTTACCGACAAGAAAAACATCGGCACGGTTAAACTGAAAGGAACTAGAGACCTAAATTTCTATCCCTTAGACCAAATTAAACGGGTAAGGATTGTCAAACGTGCTGACGGTTATTATGTGCAGTTCTGCATTAATTTAGATGTTCGGGAATATGCAAAACCTCTTGAACCTACTAAAAAATGTGTAGGGTTGGATGTAGGTTTAAAAGTTTTCTACGCTAACAGTGATGGGGAAACGGTAGAAATACCGCAATTCTATCGCAAGGCAGAAAAAAGATTAAATCGTCTGAATCGGAAGAAATCTAAAAAGTTTAGAAAAGGTCAACCCCAATCAAACAACTACCAAAAAGCTAGAAAGAGATATGCTAGAAAGCATTTAAGAGTAAGTAGGCAACGTAAAGGCTTTGCCTCAAAAGAGGCATTGCGCGTCATTAAATCTAACGATTTCATCGCTTACGAAAACTTAAATGTTCAAGGCATGGTAAAAAACTCTAAACTAGCTAAATCTATTAATGATGTGGCTTGGTCAACTTTTCGGCAATGGTTAGAATATTTTGGTTTTAAATATGGTAAGGCTACGGTAGCAGTAGCCCCCCATAACACGAGTCAAAACTGTTCTAATTGTGGTCAAAAAGTACCTAAATCTCTATCTACGAGAACCCATATTTGTCCCCACTGTGGCTATGTAGAAGATAGAGATATTAACGCCGCTATCAACATTCTCAAAAAGGGACTAAGTACGGTAGGGCATACCGGAACCTTTGGGCTAGACCCAATAAACGCTTGGGGAGAGATTCCCTCTGGTTTGGTTGGATACGTCCTGCCAGATTAA
- a CDS encoding type II toxin-antitoxin system Phd/YefM family antitoxin, translating into MEAVLKGEEIIITKKNEPVVKLGPVKLAKKPPLQPGSAAGKVGIADDFDAPRATENRGYHFCAIPVNG; encoded by the coding sequence TTGGAAGCTGTACTTAAAGGTGAAGAAATTATCATCACAAAAAAGAATGAACCTGTAGTTAAATTAGGTCCTGTAAAGTTAGCCAAGAAACCACCGCTTCAACCCGGAAGTGCTGCGGGAAAAGTTGGGATAGCCGATGATTTTGATGCTCCTAGAGCCACTGAGAACAGAGGATATCACTTTTGTGCAATTCCTGTAAACGGTTGA
- a CDS encoding ribbon-helix-helix domain-containing protein: protein MTQSSTKQRISITVDSKLLQDIDQLTENRSAAVEEGLRLWYRQQIENQLRTFYQTQKPTERQFDLDWGEFAQTQMEEILDPEGL, encoded by the coding sequence ATGACCCAATCAAGCACCAAACAACGGATATCTATTACCGTCGATTCTAAATTGCTTCAAGATATTGACCAATTGACGGAGAATCGCTCTGCTGCTGTCGAAGAAGGATTGCGACTGTGGTACCGACAGCAGATAGAAAACCAGTTACGCACCTTCTACCAAACCCAAAAACCAACTGAACGGCAATTTGACCTGGACTGGGGAGAATTCGCCCAAACCCAAATGGAAGAAATCCTCGACCCGGAAGGACTCTAA
- a CDS encoding type II toxin-antitoxin system PemK/MazF family toxin, producing the protein MEDDNYPHQGEIYLIRALKTIGDTKKRPAVVVSINVRNQLSSSVLVVPLTSDLTGGETPTRILIEAGEGGLLTDSLALCDNISAIRQVYLEQGPYGAISPQSRQRIQQGIKIAIAIF; encoded by the coding sequence ATGGAAGATGACAATTATCCCCACCAAGGAGAGATTTATTTAATTCGCGCCCTTAAAACCATAGGAGACACCAAAAAACGCCCCGCTGTTGTCGTTTCTATCAATGTCAGGAATCAGCTTTCTAGCAGTGTTTTGGTTGTTCCCTTGACCAGCGATTTAACCGGTGGAGAAACCCCTACCCGTATTTTGATCGAAGCGGGAGAAGGTGGACTCTTAACAGATTCTCTGGCCTTATGCGACAATATCTCAGCGATTCGCCAAGTTTATCTCGAACAAGGTCCCTATGGCGCAATTTCGCCTCAATCCCGACAACGAATTCAACAGGGAATTAAAATTGCGATCGCTATCTTTTAA